A portion of the Chloroflexia bacterium SDU3-3 genome contains these proteins:
- a CDS encoding DNA translocase FtsK produces the protein MWFFRKRHPLELAAESAANVIQHQLTRLNLAYRAKSKQHGDVLQQVEFVQPLIATPHEIRIEVDVLRLPRGVSITDLRKPEVCETLAAACKYPVRTDHKKGKNGGFWFVVELQERSAIPRLVRFAEMALPPNAPPLALPIGVGVNGAQQWEDLRDLPHLLIAGATKQGKSVMVNALLCQLAARLPPERLRLYLCDLKGGMELAFYEDLPHVAQFVTRADALPAMLKQLQEEMERRTVLMRKKARDIDGYNYQVGKEKALPYLVVVVDEIANAMLSSDKIQLNGEKRSISSATEALLADLAARARAVGIHLIISTQRPSVDVVTGLIKANFPCRIAFGTASEVDSRVIVDDSSAHGLSRGRMRFRRNMELIELQAPLLTDKDVRDRVAAICTGAAPAEATPESAEDKARRECALLLQVAMADFGGKFPIKELFRHPTIQRAKIGMHRLEELAQRLEAEKILSKAIAHRPRRIRALSQQQQAIYGQRGAWRVAHESATNPDPAAPITDEIDQLTGEEAPALDQLTGEEAPALDQVDQEPADQADQAAPTPARRWRRARAA, from the coding sequence ATGTGGTTTTTTCGCAAACGTCACCCGCTGGAGCTGGCCGCCGAATCGGCGGCCAACGTGATCCAGCACCAGCTCACGCGGTTGAACTTGGCTTATCGGGCCAAGAGCAAGCAGCATGGCGACGTGCTGCAACAAGTGGAGTTCGTGCAGCCCTTGATTGCGACCCCGCACGAGATCCGCATCGAGGTAGATGTATTGCGGTTGCCGCGTGGGGTCTCGATCACCGACCTGCGCAAGCCGGAGGTCTGCGAGACGCTGGCGGCGGCCTGCAAGTATCCAGTGAGAACCGACCACAAGAAGGGCAAGAACGGCGGGTTTTGGTTTGTGGTCGAGCTGCAAGAGCGCAGCGCCATACCGCGCCTGGTGCGCTTCGCGGAGATGGCCCTACCGCCCAATGCGCCGCCGCTGGCCTTGCCCATCGGCGTGGGCGTGAACGGCGCACAGCAGTGGGAAGACCTGCGCGACTTGCCCCACCTGCTGATCGCGGGTGCCACCAAGCAGGGCAAGAGCGTGATGGTGAACGCGCTGCTGTGCCAGCTGGCGGCGCGGCTGCCGCCCGAGCGGCTGCGGCTCTACCTCTGCGATCTGAAGGGCGGCATGGAGCTGGCCTTTTACGAGGATCTGCCGCACGTGGCGCAGTTCGTGACCCGCGCCGACGCGCTGCCCGCGATGCTGAAGCAGCTGCAAGAGGAGATGGAGCGGCGCACCGTCCTGATGCGCAAGAAGGCCCGCGACATCGACGGGTATAACTACCAGGTGGGGAAAGAAAAGGCGCTGCCCTATCTGGTGGTGGTGGTGGATGAGATCGCCAACGCCATGTTGAGCAGCGACAAAATCCAGCTGAATGGCGAGAAGCGCAGCATCTCCAGCGCCACCGAGGCGCTGTTGGCCGACCTGGCGGCGCGGGCTAGGGCCGTGGGCATCCACCTAATCATCTCCACGCAGCGGCCATCGGTGGATGTGGTGACGGGCCTGATTAAGGCCAACTTCCCCTGCCGGATTGCCTTTGGCACGGCCAGCGAAGTGGATTCGCGGGTGATTGTAGATGACAGCAGCGCCCATGGGCTTTCCCGTGGCCGCATGCGCTTCCGGCGCAATATGGAGCTGATCGAGCTGCAAGCGCCCTTGCTCACGGACAAGGATGTACGCGACCGCGTGGCCGCGATCTGCACCGGCGCGGCCCCCGCCGAAGCCACACCCGAGAGCGCCGAGGACAAGGCGCGGCGCGAGTGCGCCCTGCTGCTCCAGGTGGCCATGGCCGACTTCGGCGGCAAGTTTCCGATTAAAGAGCTATTCCGACATCCCACGATCCAGCGTGCCAAGATCGGGATGCACCGGCTAGAAGAACTCGCGCAGCGGCTCGAAGCAGAAAAGATTCTGAGCAAGGCGATTGCCCATCGTCCGCGCCGTATCAGGGCGCTTTCTCAGCAGCAGCAAGCCATATATGGCCAACGTGGCGCGTGGCGCGTGGCGCACGAATCTGCGACGAATCCCGACCCTGCGGCCCCGATCACGGATGAAATCGACCAGCTCACCGGCGAGGAGGCCCCCGCCCTCGACCAGCTCACCGGCGAGGAGGCCCCCGCCCTCGACCAGGTCGACCAGGAACCCGCCGACCAGGCCGACCAGGCCGCGCCCACACCGGCGCGGCGCTGGCGACGGGCGAGGGCGGCATGA